From Coriobacteriaceae bacterium, a single genomic window includes:
- a CDS encoding haloacid dehalogenase-like hydrolase, with protein MPKRLLNMSASDFAATSPMDLKQAILASEGRTIMAENVPSSQFLGGVTNAEIERAAGADLLLFNALDVFDPVIAGIPDDLNENPVTWVKRACGRPIGVNLEPVDNEAEMSESRTEIPMGRRVSPKTLEKANELGFDFICLTGNPGTGVSNDAIAHSIKLSKEHFNGLVIAGKMHGAGVAEPVMTLEIARKFVDLGVDILLVPAPYTVPCFQEADLRAIVDFVRSHNVGKSIEEKVLVMAANGTSQDSCDSETIKKIGLAAKAAGADLQHIGDSMNGICLPQNIFTLGQALRGYRHQIVMLSRSVIR; from the coding sequence ATGCCCAAACGATTACTGAACATGTCCGCATCCGATTTTGCCGCCACGTCACCCATGGATCTAAAACAGGCAATTCTGGCTTCCGAGGGACGTACCATCATGGCGGAAAACGTACCCTCTTCCCAATTTCTCGGCGGCGTTACTAATGCAGAAATCGAACGTGCCGCAGGTGCCGACCTGCTTCTGTTTAACGCGCTCGATGTGTTCGATCCAGTTATTGCCGGTATTCCAGATGATCTCAATGAAAACCCGGTCACTTGGGTGAAGCGAGCATGCGGAAGGCCCATTGGCGTCAATCTGGAGCCAGTTGATAACGAGGCAGAGATGTCTGAATCCCGTACGGAAATCCCCATGGGTCGTCGCGTCTCTCCCAAGACCTTAGAAAAGGCTAACGAACTCGGATTTGATTTTATCTGCCTGACGGGCAACCCTGGAACCGGCGTCTCCAACGATGCAATCGCCCATTCGATTAAACTCTCCAAAGAACATTTCAATGGCCTGGTCATAGCCGGAAAAATGCATGGAGCGGGCGTTGCGGAACCTGTCATGACACTCGAAATAGCGCGCAAGTTTGTTGATCTCGGCGTCGATATCCTTCTCGTGCCAGCCCCCTACACTGTCCCTTGCTTCCAAGAAGCAGACCTGCGCGCCATCGTAGACTTTGTACGATCCCACAATGTAGGCAAGTCAATTGAAGAAAAGGTTCTCGTCATGGCGGCGAACGGGACCAGTCAAGACTCCTGCGACAGCGAGACCATTAAGAAAATAGGCCTTGCAGCAAAAGCCGCTGGCGCTGACCTCCAACATATCGGGGACTCCATGAACGGTATTTGTCTGCCCCAGAATATCTTCACGCTTGGACAAGCCCTTCGTGGTTACAGGCATCAGATCGTCATGCTGAGCCGCTCTGTGATACGTTAA
- the lacG gene encoding 6-phospho-beta-galactosidase, producing the protein MTNPMQFPDGFVFGGATAAYQVEGETRTHGKGKVPWDDFLAAQGRFSPDPASDFYNKYPVDIDLCQRFGINGIRVSIAWSRIFPNGTGEINPEGIAFYHELFATCNKAGVIPYVTLDHFDTPEVFYQDGGEGFLTRTTIDAFVEYAKFCFAEFTEVKHWFTFNEIPATAEGSFIVGNWPHGEKYRLDKAFQLMHNMMVAHAKAVVAFHEGGFEGEIGIVQNLEPKYPLDPNSAADCEAARMADVINNRWVLDATFRGHYAADTMEAATKLAHIAGGELDVRDEDIAALTAALPYNDCLGVNTYKCQFLRAAEGENDINHNGTGDKGSSRWFLKGVGESCVREGVPTTDWDWIIYPEGLYDLLLRIKNDYPNYKKIYITENGMGYKDDFEDGFIDDAPRIDYMRQHLAWILKAIDGGVNVDGYFVWSLQDQFSWTNGYNKRYGLFYIDFETQKRYPKASAYWYKNVAETGLLMA; encoded by the coding sequence ATGACCAACCCCATGCAGTTCCCCGACGGCTTTGTGTTTGGCGGCGCCACCGCTGCTTACCAGGTTGAAGGCGAGACCCGCACGCACGGCAAGGGCAAAGTGCCCTGGGACGATTTCCTGGCAGCCCAAGGTCGCTTCTCCCCCGATCCCGCAAGCGATTTCTACAACAAGTACCCGGTCGATATCGACCTGTGCCAGCGCTTCGGCATCAACGGCATCCGTGTCTCCATCGCCTGGAGCCGCATCTTCCCCAACGGCACTGGTGAGATTAACCCCGAGGGCATTGCCTTCTATCACGAGCTCTTTGCCACCTGCAACAAAGCCGGCGTTATCCCCTATGTCACGCTCGATCACTTTGACACTCCCGAGGTTTTCTACCAGGACGGTGGCGAGGGCTTCCTGACGCGCACGACCATCGATGCCTTTGTCGAGTACGCCAAGTTCTGCTTTGCCGAGTTCACCGAGGTCAAGCACTGGTTTACCTTTAACGAGATTCCCGCAACCGCCGAGGGCAGCTTTATCGTCGGCAACTGGCCGCACGGCGAGAAGTATCGCCTGGACAAAGCCTTCCAGCTTATGCACAACATGATGGTGGCCCACGCCAAGGCTGTCGTCGCCTTCCATGAGGGCGGCTTTGAGGGCGAGATCGGCATCGTCCAGAACCTGGAGCCCAAGTATCCCCTCGACCCCAACAGCGCTGCCGACTGCGAGGCAGCTCGCATGGCCGACGTCATCAACAACCGCTGGGTACTCGACGCCACCTTCCGCGGCCACTATGCAGCCGACACCATGGAGGCTGCGACCAAGCTGGCCCATATCGCCGGCGGCGAGCTCGACGTCCGCGACGAGGACATCGCTGCGCTGACCGCCGCGCTCCCCTACAACGATTGCCTGGGTGTCAACACCTACAAGTGCCAGTTCCTGCGTGCCGCCGAGGGCGAAAACGACATCAACCACAATGGCACCGGCGACAAGGGCTCCTCGCGCTGGTTCCTCAAGGGCGTGGGCGAGTCATGCGTGCGCGAAGGCGTACCCACCACCGATTGGGACTGGATTATCTATCCCGAGGGCCTCTACGACCTGCTGCTCCGCATTAAGAACGATTACCCCAACTACAAGAAGATCTACATCACCGAGAACGGCATGGGCTATAAGGACGACTTCGAGGACGGCTTTATCGACGACGCCCCTCGCATCGACTATATGCGCCAGCATCTCGCGTGGATCCTCAAGGCAATCGACGGCGGCGTAAACGTCGACGGCTACTTTGTGTGGTCGCTGCAGGACCAGTTCTCCTGGACCAACGGCTATAACAAGCGCTACGGCCTGTTCTACATCGACTTTGAGACCCAGAAGCGCTATCCCAAGGCGAGCGCGTACTGGTACAAGAACGTCGCGGAGACCGGCCTGCTCATGGCCTAG
- a CDS encoding PTS lactose transporter subunit IIBC: protein MDAIVKFLEKHQPLFDKISRNIYLVAIKDGFLSNMPIVLFSSLFLLLSTLPAYVGITLPSEVLDFFNKIYAYTMGLLGIMVAGTTASSLAMSMNRRMPSGKSLNPTSCMVCAMCGMLLLSVTNDVVSIGGADTSVFETGYMGTKGFLAAFVAAFLTVNIYKVCISHNVTIKLPKEVPGSIAQSFRDIFAFGFSILACAFIDLASRKLLAVPFANLVSALISPLFSAVDTYPGMALIEGAVALFQFMGIHGASVVMSPINAALYGNTVTNLEVFQAGGHPSIALTQDFTSFIGGLGGSGCTFIVPIILIMLMRSKQLKAMGKASIIPVIFGVNEPVIFGMPIVLNPYMFVPFLVAPMVNAIIGKFFIDVIGMNAPMYTMPWALPGPIGAFLTTGLDLRSLVLMAVLLVVDFVIYYPFCKAYDHQLCLEESAKETAGTSDADAIAAQENVAKALEAVKDKAEQIRVLVLCQGAGTSTLLANALREGAAAKGIDLVSQSGAYGSHYETMDQYNVIVLAPQARMYYDAMKADTDRLGIKLLTTRGKEYIDLTNDPEGAIDWIVQELAK, encoded by the coding sequence ATGGACGCTATCGTCAAATTCCTTGAAAAACACCAGCCCCTCTTCGACAAAATCTCGAGGAACATTTATCTGGTGGCGATTAAGGATGGCTTTCTCTCGAATATGCCAATTGTGCTGTTCTCGAGCCTGTTCCTTCTTCTTTCGACGCTCCCTGCCTATGTAGGCATCACGCTTCCGTCTGAGGTGCTGGATTTCTTCAATAAAATCTATGCATATACCATGGGACTTCTTGGCATTATGGTGGCCGGCACCACGGCGAGCTCACTTGCCATGTCGATGAACCGTCGCATGCCTTCGGGTAAATCTCTCAACCCCACCTCGTGCATGGTTTGTGCCATGTGCGGCATGCTCTTGCTATCGGTGACGAACGATGTTGTCTCGATTGGCGGAGCAGATACATCTGTTTTTGAAACCGGCTATATGGGAACCAAGGGTTTTCTCGCTGCGTTCGTAGCCGCATTCTTGACCGTTAATATCTATAAGGTGTGCATTAGCCATAATGTGACGATCAAGCTTCCCAAAGAGGTCCCTGGCTCTATTGCGCAGAGTTTTCGCGATATCTTTGCATTTGGGTTTTCGATCCTTGCGTGCGCTTTTATCGATCTTGCGAGCCGCAAGCTGCTTGCTGTGCCGTTCGCCAATTTGGTATCCGCTCTCATCTCGCCGCTGTTCTCCGCGGTCGACACCTATCCTGGCATGGCGCTTATCGAAGGCGCGGTCGCGCTTTTCCAATTTATGGGTATCCACGGTGCTTCGGTTGTCATGAGTCCGATCAATGCTGCGCTCTACGGCAATACCGTTACCAATCTTGAGGTTTTCCAAGCAGGTGGACACCCGTCAATTGCTCTCACGCAGGACTTTACAAGCTTCATCGGCGGTCTGGGCGGTTCTGGCTGCACGTTCATCGTTCCTATTATCCTGATCATGCTTATGCGCTCCAAGCAGCTTAAAGCCATGGGCAAGGCATCGATTATCCCGGTGATTTTTGGAGTTAACGAGCCCGTTATCTTCGGTATGCCGATTGTTCTCAATCCCTATATGTTCGTGCCCTTCCTAGTGGCTCCTATGGTCAACGCCATTATCGGTAAATTTTTCATTGACGTCATTGGAATGAACGCCCCCATGTATACCATGCCGTGGGCGCTTCCCGGCCCAATTGGTGCGTTCCTCACCACGGGTCTCGATCTGCGTTCTCTCGTATTGATGGCAGTGCTGTTGGTCGTCGACTTTGTGATTTACTATCCGTTCTGCAAGGCGTATGACCATCAGCTTTGTTTGGAAGAGTCTGCAAAGGAGACTGCAGGAACCTCGGATGCAGATGCTATTGCCGCACAGGAAAATGTCGCAAAAGCTCTCGAGGCGGTAAAGGACAAGGCGGAGCAGATCCGCGTGCTTGTGCTTTGCCAGGGTGCCGGCACTTCGACTCTCTTGGCAAATGCTCTTCGCGAAGGTGCCGCTGCTAAGGGTATCGATCTGGTATCTCAGTCCGGTGCGTACGGAAGCCACTATGAGACGATGGATCAGTACAACGTGATTGTTCTGGCGCCCCAGGCACGCATGTACTATGACGCTATGAAGGCCGATACCGATCGCCTTGGAATTAAACTGCTCACCACAAGGGGCAAGGAGTATATCGACCTTACCAACGATCCCGAAGGTGCAATTGACTGGATCGTTCAGGAGCTGGCCAAATAG
- a CDS encoding Fic family protein, which translates to MRQFDYTTVPAELEATPITNLLLSIREHKGRQLALSQVKPELLSSLMEEAKIQSTRSSNGLEGIVTTQKRLKAIMAYSAKPSSRAEEEIAGYRDVLSLIHEQHDSIPVTPSVILQLHRDLMAHTAISYGGHWKDGDNEIVSIDDQGNRFVRFRPPSALATPGLIKEACQSLNDALSRQVCDPLLISLRFIFDFVSIHPFNDGNGRMSRLLTTLLLEKTGYDVARYISIERLIEDNKALYYNALAASSTGWNENQNTEVPFIRFMLGTTLAAYRQLEQRTLIESSTRPMSKQARIAVLFQQRPGVIKKSDIRSSCPDISEVTVKRTLGQLVSCSAIEKTGAGRSTGYILKDVHALELFLQATIPDGEAAITKEASKDKLLERVNHAEDESREGLYEDYDSFSRDIKTRYGV; encoded by the coding sequence ATGCGCCAGTTCGATTACACCACAGTCCCAGCGGAACTCGAAGCAACTCCAATCACCAACCTCCTCCTCTCGATACGCGAGCATAAAGGCCGTCAGCTTGCTCTGAGTCAAGTCAAACCCGAGCTTCTATCGTCCCTAATGGAGGAGGCTAAGATCCAAAGCACCCGATCCTCCAACGGACTTGAAGGAATTGTTACCACCCAAAAAAGACTCAAAGCGATCATGGCGTATTCCGCCAAGCCAAGCTCCCGCGCAGAGGAAGAAATCGCTGGATACCGAGATGTGCTGTCGCTTATTCACGAGCAACACGATTCCATTCCCGTAACGCCATCGGTCATTCTGCAGTTGCATCGTGACCTCATGGCGCACACGGCAATCTCGTATGGAGGCCATTGGAAAGATGGCGATAACGAAATCGTCTCCATTGACGATCAAGGTAATCGATTTGTGCGCTTTAGGCCCCCTTCGGCTCTAGCAACCCCGGGACTTATTAAAGAAGCCTGCCAGTCCCTCAACGATGCTTTATCTCGCCAAGTTTGCGATCCCCTCCTTATATCGCTCCGCTTTATCTTCGATTTTGTTAGCATTCATCCCTTCAACGATGGCAATGGCAGGATGAGCCGGCTCCTTACAACGCTGCTGCTCGAAAAGACTGGATACGATGTTGCGCGTTACATCAGCATCGAACGACTTATTGAAGACAACAAAGCGCTTTACTACAACGCCCTCGCTGCAAGCTCCACTGGATGGAATGAAAATCAAAACACCGAAGTACCCTTTATCCGTTTCATGCTCGGAACAACCCTGGCCGCCTACCGACAGCTCGAGCAGCGTACCTTAATTGAATCAAGCACTCGTCCCATGTCGAAGCAAGCGCGCATCGCTGTTCTATTTCAACAGAGACCCGGCGTCATTAAGAAATCCGACATCCGGTCCAGCTGCCCCGATATCAGCGAGGTAACCGTTAAACGAACCCTCGGCCAGCTTGTTAGTTGCAGCGCAATCGAAAAAACAGGAGCGGGTCGTTCGACGGGCTACATACTCAAAGACGTCCATGCTCTAGAACTATTCTTGCAAGCCACAATACCCGATGGCGAGGCCGCAATAACAAAAGAGGCTTCAAAGGATAAGCTCCTTGAACGTGTAAACCACGCCGAGGATGAAAGCAGAGAAGGGCTCTATGAAGACTACGATTCATTCTCAAGGGACATAAAGACGAGATACGGAGTCTAG
- a CDS encoding GntR family transcriptional regulator produces MLDTHEKRPLYLQLTDALLKQIVDVYQADDKLPTEMELCDEYAVSRTTVRLAMSELERRGSIYRIQGKGSFVAPKRVSELNSLLDFDFASHCDGVDPDTITKHFGGRTSGRPISVMMLQQFGCQSRDEIQRLELTYELEGSFIGADTFFISKSRVPNNQLDFQAFSKIMDELSMSIQSARESYRARQLSDSEASNYGVAKLPVIELTHYAYDSGGKLISIVCRTVLTGRIPYQNFIFKS; encoded by the coding sequence ATGCTCGATACACACGAAAAACGGCCACTCTATTTACAGCTCACCGACGCGCTGCTCAAGCAAATCGTCGATGTATATCAAGCAGACGATAAACTTCCAACAGAAATGGAACTTTGCGACGAATACGCCGTAAGCAGAACAACCGTCCGACTTGCCATGAGTGAGCTGGAGCGTCGTGGAAGTATCTATCGAATCCAAGGTAAGGGATCGTTTGTTGCACCGAAACGCGTCAGTGAGCTCAATTCACTTTTAGACTTTGACTTTGCAAGCCATTGCGATGGTGTTGATCCGGATACCATCACCAAACATTTCGGCGGCCGCACATCAGGTCGTCCAATTTCCGTAATGATGCTCCAACAATTTGGATGCCAAAGTCGCGATGAGATTCAGCGTCTTGAATTGACCTACGAACTTGAAGGCAGCTTCATAGGCGCTGATACGTTCTTCATTTCAAAGTCGCGCGTTCCGAATAATCAGTTAGATTTTCAGGCATTTAGCAAAATCATGGACGAGTTGTCCATGTCTATCCAATCTGCTCGAGAAAGCTATAGAGCACGTCAGCTTAGCGATTCCGAAGCCAGCAATTATGGTGTTGCAAAACTTCCGGTCATCGAACTGACTCATTATGCTTACGACTCCGGAGGCAAACTAATCTCAATTGTCTGCCGCACCGTCTTAACTGGGCGAATCCCTTATCAAAACTTTATTTTCAAGTCCTAA